Proteins from a genomic interval of Rosa chinensis cultivar Old Blush chromosome 2, RchiOBHm-V2, whole genome shotgun sequence:
- the LOC112190223 gene encoding probable caffeoyl-CoA O-methyltransferase At4g26220: MEHTAGSEKFLPNPVLLQDEELHKYILETSVYPREPEPLKELREATAELPNAFFGTAPDAGQLMAMLLKLVNAKKTIEVGVFTGYSLLLTALTIPDDGKIMAIDRNRKTYEIGLPIIQKAGVEYKIDYIESPALPVLDNLLGEPKNESDFDFAFVDADKDNYWNYHERLMKLVKIGGIVMYDNTLWGGAVAKPEDAVPETKRELRRATIEFNKSVSADPRVEISHASVGDGNIICRRIC, from the exons ATGGAGCACACTGCAGGAAGCGAAAAGTTTCTGCCTAATCCAGTCCTGCTGCAAGATGAGGAATTacacaag TATATACTAGAAACTAGTGTGTACCCTCGAGAACCAGAGCCACTCAAGGAGCTGAGGGAAGCCACTGCAGAACTCCCCAA TGCTTTCTTTGGGACTGCACCTGATGCAGGTCAGCTAATGGCCATGCTCTTGAAACTTGTGAATGCAAAGAAGACAATCGAAGTTGGAGTTTTTACTGGATATTCTCTTCTGCTTACGGCTCTCACAATCCCTGACGACGGCAAG ATTATGGCCATAGATAGAAATCGTAAGACATACGAAATAGGCCTCCCAATCATACAAAAAGCCGGAGTTGAGTACAAAATCGACTACATCGAATCCCCGGCTCTGCCTGTCCTTGACAATCTTTTGGGAGAACCAAAGAATGAAAGTGATTTCGACTTTGCATTTGTCGATGCTGACAAAGATAACTATTGGAATTATCATGAGAGGCTGATGAAACTGGTGAAGATTGGTGGGATTGTTATGTATGATAATACACTGTGGGGAGGGGCAGTGGCTAAACCTGAAGACGCTGTTCCGGAGACCAAAAGGGAGCTGAGGCGGGCTACAATTGAGTTTAACAAGTCAGTTTCGGCTGACCCACGAGTTGAAATCTCTCATGCTTCTGTAGGAGACGGAAACATCATTTGCAGACGCATTTGCTGA